In Molothrus aeneus isolate 106 chromosome 4, BPBGC_Maene_1.0, whole genome shotgun sequence, the following are encoded in one genomic region:
- the HMGB2 gene encoding high mobility group protein B2, which produces MGKGDPNKPRGKMSSYAYFVQTCREEHKKKHPDSSVNFAEFSRKCSERWKTMSSKEKGKFEEMAKGDKARYDREMKNYVPPKGEKKGKKKDPNAPKRPPSAFFLFCSEHRPKIKNDHPGLSIGDTAKKLGEMWSEQSAKDKLPYEQKAAKLKEKYEKDIAAYRAKSKSDAGKKGPGRPAGSKKKAEPEEEEEEEEEEEEEEEEDDEDEE; this is translated from the exons ATGGGCAAAGGCGACCCCAATAAGCCGCGGGGCAAGATGTCCTCGTACGCCTACTTCGTGCAGACGTGCCGCGAGGAGCACAAGAAGAAGCACCCGGACTCGTCCGTCAACTTCGCAGAGTTCTCGCGGAAGTGCTCGGAGCGGTGGAAg ACAATGTCaagcaaggaaaaaggaaagtttGAAGAAATGGCTAAAGGAGACAAAGCTCGCTATGACAGGGAGATGAAAAACTATGTTCCTCCCAAAGGCgagaagaagggaaagaaaaaggaccCCAACGCTCCTAAAAGACCACC ATCTGcgttcttccttttctgttctgAGCACCGTCCGAAAATCAAAAACGACCATCCTGGCTTGTCTATTGGAGATACAGCAAAGAAATTAGGTGAAATGTGGTCTGAACAGTCGGCTAAAGATAAACTGCCATACGAACAGAAGGCTGCAAAACTAAAGGAGAAGTATGAAAAG GACATTGCAGCATATCGTGCCAAGAGCAAGAGTGATGCAGGAAAGAAGGGCCCAGGTAGGCCTGCAGGATCTAAGAAGAAAGCAgagccagaggaggaggaggaggaggaagaggaagaggaggaagaagaggaagaagatgatgaagatgaagaatAA